The following are encoded in a window of Pseudostreptobacillus hongkongensis genomic DNA:
- a CDS encoding MupG family TIM beta-alpha barrel fold protein gives MRKLETGFSIYLSSDIEDILKVIQKAKVANCKYVFTSLNILEEKLDKIKKVNQVISLCNENNLNLIIDINSLSKNMIDIKNENIYLRIDDGLSLDEIIELSSKYNIVLNASTVNEDDLNYLKNNNIDFSKVFSLHNYYPKRFTGIGEKYLLEQNLKYHKFGIKTMAFVKGDNLRGPMFEGLPTLESHRNYSFKKSVLDLFKNMVNIILIGDNDIDDKNWQYFKYFSENIMPLKNMKNILTNQIFEDRKDYSEYVIRSMIPKNIGTTRKEFLEYIEKNVGREFLNKINNEEIKKGDILISNFSAKRYEGELEIALKNIGKDETRSILTKVCNEDLELLEYISIFKRFVFY, from the coding sequence ATGAGAAAGTTAGAAACTGGATTTTCAATATATTTAAGTAGTGATATAGAAGATATATTAAAAGTTATACAAAAAGCAAAAGTTGCAAACTGTAAGTATGTATTTACTTCTCTTAATATATTAGAAGAGAAATTAGATAAGATAAAAAAAGTAAATCAGGTAATATCACTATGTAATGAAAATAATCTTAATTTGATTATTGATATAAATTCATTAAGTAAAAACATGATAGATATTAAAAATGAAAATATATATCTAAGAATAGATGATGGTTTAAGTTTAGATGAAATAATAGAATTATCTAGTAAATATAATATAGTGTTAAATGCTAGTACTGTAAATGAAGATGATTTGAATTATTTAAAAAACAATAATATTGATTTTTCTAAAGTTTTTAGCTTGCATAATTATTATCCTAAAAGATTTACAGGTATAGGAGAGAAATATTTATTAGAACAAAATTTAAAATATCATAAGTTTGGAATAAAGACTATGGCTTTTGTTAAAGGCGATAATTTAAGAGGACCTATGTTTGAAGGATTACCAACACTTGAATCACATAGAAATTATTCTTTTAAAAAATCAGTCCTAGATTTATTTAAAAATATGGTGAATATTATTTTAATAGGAGATAATGATATTGATGATAAAAATTGGCAATACTTTAAATATTTTTCAGAAAATATTATGCCTTTAAAAAATATGAAAAATATTTTGACTAATCAAATTTTTGAGGATAGAAAAGATTATTCTGAATACGTGATAAGATCTATGATACCTAAAAATATTGGAACTACACGTAAAGAATTTTTAGAATATATAGAAAAAAATGTAGGTAGAGAATTCTTGAATAAAATAAATAATGAAGAAATTAAAAAAGGTGATATACTAATTTCTAACTTTAGTGCTAAAAGATATGAAGGTGAACTTGAAATAGCATTAAAAAATATAGGAAAAGATGAAACAAGAAGTATATTAACCAAGGTCTGTAATGAAGATTTGGAATTATTAGAATATATATCTATATTTAAAAGATTTGTGTTTTATTAG
- the pbp4b gene encoding penicillin binding protein PBP4B — protein MKKILLVSALVLSVFSYSFQFDKSFPVKGDKFDDSVLTNQMYEFKGFKDQGYILLDYKDLKNVDLYINGNKVKTDNLKNSGNVKIDISRFTNNEKNIIQVSNLDGEVNVKIPYPKVIENKKEGYNKEVIKFVDEFIQAEVKAGMPSAQIAVIKDGKLELSKSYGYVNNYDKNGEVLKDRIKVTEDTIYDLASNTKMYATNYAIMKLVSEGKLKIDQYLYEIYPEFNNGEKAKIQLSDVLKHQAGFPADPQYFNDKYDKDDGIKNGKNDLYAIGKKDVLEAIFKTPLEYSPKTKTKYSDVDYMLLGLIVEKVSGKDLDTYVKEEFYDKLGLTHTMFNPLENGVTKDKVAATELNGNTRDGAIEFINARHDTVWGQVHDEKAFYSMKGVSGHAGLFSNARELAKLGQIMVNLGGYDDNKFFDRTTFDHFIKPKDINSSFGLGWRRQGDFIYKWAFSGLSEKDTIGHTGWTGTLTVVSPKENLVVVLLTNAKNSPVINNKENPNGFYGNHYYTTNYGAISSLLIDAFSNKANKGDYQRMNSLLKDMITQKYDLIISKKFYDNSADKRDVIELINLLQNRSKGKLDKKFIDIRNKLK, from the coding sequence ATGAAAAAAATATTATTAGTGTCAGCTTTAGTTTTATCAGTTTTTTCTTATTCATTTCAATTTGATAAGAGTTTTCCTGTAAAAGGAGATAAATTTGATGATTCAGTTTTAACAAATCAAATGTATGAATTTAAAGGTTTTAAAGATCAAGGATATATATTGTTGGATTATAAAGATCTTAAGAATGTAGATCTATATATAAATGGAAATAAGGTAAAAACAGATAATTTAAAAAATAGTGGTAATGTTAAAATAGATATATCTAGATTTACTAATAATGAAAAAAATATTATTCAAGTTAGTAATTTAGATGGAGAAGTTAATGTTAAAATACCTTATCCTAAAGTTATAGAAAACAAAAAAGAAGGGTATAATAAAGAAGTAATTAAATTTGTTGATGAATTTATACAAGCAGAAGTTAAAGCTGGTATGCCTTCAGCTCAAATTGCTGTAATTAAAGATGGAAAATTAGAATTATCAAAAAGTTATGGATATGTAAATAACTATGATAAAAATGGAGAAGTTTTAAAAGATAGAATAAAGGTTACAGAAGATACTATATATGATCTTGCAAGTAATACTAAAATGTATGCTACAAATTATGCAATAATGAAACTTGTATCAGAAGGGAAATTAAAAATAGATCAATATCTATATGAAATATATCCAGAATTTAATAATGGGGAAAAAGCTAAAATTCAATTAAGTGATGTTCTAAAACATCAAGCAGGATTCCCAGCAGATCCTCAATACTTTAATGATAAATATGATAAAGATGATGGTATTAAAAATGGTAAAAATGATCTATATGCTATAGGTAAAAAAGATGTATTAGAAGCAATATTTAAAACACCTCTTGAATACAGTCCTAAAACTAAGACTAAATATTCAGATGTTGACTATATGTTACTTGGATTAATAGTTGAAAAAGTTTCTGGTAAAGATTTAGATACTTATGTTAAAGAAGAATTTTATGATAAATTAGGACTAACTCATACTATGTTTAATCCTTTAGAAAATGGTGTTACAAAAGATAAGGTTGCAGCTACAGAATTAAATGGTAATACTCGTGATGGAGCTATTGAGTTTATAAATGCAAGACATGATACTGTATGGGGTCAAGTTCATGATGAAAAAGCTTTCTATAGCATGAAAGGTGTATCAGGACATGCTGGGTTATTCTCTAATGCACGTGAACTTGCAAAACTTGGTCAAATAATGGTAAATTTAGGTGGATATGATGATAATAAGTTCTTTGATAGAACAACATTTGATCATTTTATCAAACCTAAAGATATAAATTCTAGCTTCGGTTTAGGTTGGAGAAGACAAGGTGATTTTATATATAAATGGGCATTTTCTGGATTATCTGAAAAAGATACTATAGGTCATACAGGATGGACAGGAACTTTAACTGTTGTTAGTCCTAAAGAAAATTTAGTAGTAGTATTATTAACTAATGCTAAAAATTCACCAGTTATTAATAATAAAGAAAATCCAAATGGATTCTATGGTAACCATTATTACACAACTAATTATGGGGCAATATCAAGTTTACTTATAGATGCATTTAGTAATAAAGCTAATAAAGGTGATTATCAAAGAATGAATTCTTTATTAAAAGATATGATAACTCAAAAATATGATTTAATAATATCAAAGAAATTCTATGATAATTCTGCTGATAAAAGAGATGTTATAGAACTAATTAATCTTTTACAAAATAGAAGTAAGGGAAAACTTGATAAGAAGTTTATTGATATTAGAAATAAACTTAAATAG
- a CDS encoding alpha/beta hydrolase, with amino-acid sequence MKKKFLGLMLLVSTIAFSYSEKVVKVYSKSMKKDIDVTVVLPDSYDKNMKFPTVYTLHGWSGNNTNFPQKLEIGKYADKYDIIYVSPDGNYDSWYVDSDVKKNSNYDTFVSKELVEYVDSNYKTDARREQRGITGLSMGGFGALYLGINHKDVYGNIASMSGGVDVYSFQGNWGINKVINKDWEKYNIKDLAHQLIWAKTNIWIDCGVDDFFIEANRDLHKKLIDLNIPHIYSERPGAHSWVYWKESIMYQSMFFKNNFENNK; translated from the coding sequence ATGAAAAAGAAGTTTTTAGGTTTAATGTTATTAGTTTCAACTATAGCATTTAGTTATAGTGAAAAAGTTGTTAAGGTATACAGTAAATCTATGAAAAAAGATATAGATGTTACAGTTGTTTTACCTGATAGTTATGATAAAAATATGAAGTTTCCAACAGTATACACTTTACATGGTTGGTCAGGAAATAATACTAATTTTCCTCAAAAATTAGAAATTGGGAAATATGCAGATAAATATGATATTATCTATGTTTCTCCAGATGGTAATTATGATAGTTGGTATGTAGATAGCGATGTAAAGAAAAATTCTAATTATGATACTTTTGTTTCAAAAGAATTAGTTGAATATGTAGATTCAAATTATAAGACTGATGCAAGACGTGAACAAAGAGGAATAACAGGATTAAGTATGGGTGGATTTGGAGCTCTATATTTAGGTATAAATCACAAAGATGTATATGGTAATATTGCATCTATGAGTGGTGGAGTAGATGTTTACTCTTTCCAAGGTAATTGGGGAATAAATAAGGTGATAAATAAGGATTGGGAAAAATATAATATTAAAGATTTGGCACATCAATTAATTTGGGCGAAAACTAATATTTGGATAGATTGTGGAGTAGATGATTTCTTTATTGAAGCAAATAGAGATTTGCATAAAAAATTAATTGATTTAAACATACCTCATATATATTCTGAAAGACCAGGTGCTCATAGCTGGGTTTACTGGAAGGAATCTATAATGTATCAAAGTATGTTCTTTAAAAATAATTTTGAAAATAATAAATAA
- a CDS encoding PTS transporter subunit EIIC, which translates to MDARKTAKELFEILGGKENISSNATCMTRLRVSTRNDVDLEALKKVDGVLSVINADTIQIVLGPGVVNKVGEEFVKLSGIPLGYVSDVEELAKQNKKSNKAKHNGPVQRFLQKIANIFVPLLPGIIAAGLIMGLTNVINVSTHGAYNGQWWYQAIRSIGFVMFGFLALYVGMNSAKEFGGTAILGGIIGSIFIAHPSLPLLMKINEEGINLPLTGKPFAPGMGGLLAALFMGIIVAYLEKQIRKIMPAMLDTFFTPLLTLIISVFIAILVIQPLGTGVTVAIFGILDFIYKGLGNLGGYILAASFLPLVSVGLHQALTPIHVLLNDPNGPTQGINYLLPILMMAGGGQVGAGIAILVKTRNKKLKTLVRDALPVGILGIGEPLMYAVTLPLGKPFITACLGSGFGGLLASLFHLGTVTQGVSGLFGLLIVVPGTWIFFIIAMVGAYIGGFVLTYLFGVDDERIEEIYGE; encoded by the coding sequence ATGGATGCAAGAAAAACTGCAAAAGAACTATTTGAGATCTTAGGTGGTAAAGAAAATATTAGTTCTAACGCAACATGTATGACAAGATTAAGAGTTTCTACGAGAAATGATGTTGATTTAGAAGCTCTTAAAAAAGTAGATGGAGTATTAAGTGTTATAAACGCTGATACTATTCAAATTGTTTTAGGACCAGGTGTGGTTAATAAAGTTGGAGAAGAATTTGTTAAACTTTCTGGTATACCTTTAGGTTATGTTAGTGATGTTGAAGAATTAGCTAAACAAAACAAGAAGAGTAATAAGGCTAAACATAATGGACCTGTTCAAAGATTCTTACAAAAAATAGCTAATATATTTGTTCCTTTATTACCTGGTATAATAGCTGCAGGGCTTATAATGGGATTAACAAATGTAATTAATGTTTCTACTCATGGTGCATATAACGGGCAATGGTGGTACCAAGCTATAAGAAGTATAGGATTTGTAATGTTTGGTTTCTTAGCTTTATATGTTGGTATGAATTCAGCTAAAGAATTTGGAGGAACTGCAATACTTGGAGGTATTATAGGGTCAATCTTTATAGCTCATCCATCTTTACCTTTATTAATGAAAATTAATGAAGAAGGAATTAATCTTCCATTAACTGGTAAACCATTTGCTCCAGGTATGGGTGGACTTTTAGCAGCTTTATTCATGGGTATAATAGTAGCATATCTTGAAAAACAAATTAGAAAAATTATGCCTGCTATGCTTGATACATTCTTTACACCACTTTTAACTTTAATTATTTCAGTATTTATAGCAATACTTGTTATTCAACCATTAGGTACTGGAGTAACTGTAGCTATATTTGGTATACTTGACTTTATTTATAAGGGACTTGGAAATCTTGGTGGATATATATTAGCAGCTAGCTTCTTACCATTAGTATCAGTTGGGTTACACCAAGCCTTAACTCCAATACACGTGTTATTAAATGATCCTAATGGACCTACACAAGGAATTAACTATTTATTACCTATCTTAATGATGGCAGGTGGAGGACAAGTTGGTGCCGGAATTGCTATATTAGTTAAAACAAGAAATAAGAAATTAAAAACTTTAGTTAGAGATGCATTACCTGTTGGTATTTTAGGAATAGGAGAACCTTTAATGTATGCAGTTACTTTACCTTTAGGTAAACCATTTATTACTGCATGTCTTGGTTCTGGATTTGGTGGATTACTAGCTTCATTATTCCATTTAGGAACAGTTACTCAAGGTGTTTCTGGATTATTTGGATTATTAATAGTTGTTCCTGGAACATGGATCTTCTTTATAATCGCAATGGTAGGAGCATACATAGGTGGATTTGTCTTAACTTACCTATTTGGTGTTGATGATGAAAGAATAGAAGAAATATACGGAGAATAA
- a CDS encoding MurR/RpiR family transcriptional regulator, translating to MSLLIKIREFDGFSSSENLVAKYILDNYTKIIELEGQDIADKTYTSNSTVTRTCKKIGLSGFQELKLRLIEELSIFNKENMIFDNSDIEKELSTEDIISKLNKLSISSLNENVLLQDGVQIEKVVSIIKEKDVIDLYGMGASHIVCLDAQYKFMRVGKVSNCFQGTDQQYVQAVNSKQNHIAILISYSGVTPELIKIADILLAKGIDTVSITRYTDSPLAKRCKYNLFVTSKENLTRSAAIYSRISMLNLIDVIYMTYSNKNFDEVSRKITETAIKK from the coding sequence ATGAGTTTATTAATAAAGATTAGGGAATTTGATGGATTTTCAAGTTCAGAAAACTTAGTTGCTAAATATATTTTAGATAATTATACAAAGATTATAGAACTTGAGGGTCAAGATATTGCAGATAAAACATATACGAGTAATTCTACTGTTACAAGAACTTGTAAAAAAATTGGTCTTTCTGGTTTTCAAGAGTTAAAACTTAGGCTTATAGAAGAGCTATCAATATTTAACAAAGAAAATATGATTTTCGATAATTCAGATATTGAAAAGGAACTAAGCACTGAAGATATCATATCTAAATTAAATAAATTAAGTATTTCATCTTTAAACGAAAATGTTTTATTACAAGATGGAGTACAAATAGAAAAAGTAGTTTCGATTATAAAGGAAAAAGATGTAATAGATTTATATGGTATGGGAGCATCACATATAGTATGCTTAGATGCACAGTATAAATTTATGAGAGTAGGAAAAGTAAGTAACTGTTTTCAAGGTACAGATCAACAATATGTACAGGCGGTAAATAGTAAACAAAATCATATAGCCATTTTAATATCTTATTCAGGAGTTACACCTGAACTTATTAAAATAGCTGATATACTTTTAGCAAAAGGAATAGACACAGTATCTATTACAAGGTATACAGATAGTCCTTTAGCTAAAAGATGTAAGTATAACTTATTTGTAACATCAAAAGAAAATCTTACTAGGAGTGCAGCTATATATTCAAGAATATCAATGTTAAATTTAATTGATGTAATATATATGACATATTCTAATAAGAATTTTGATGAGGTAAGTAGAAAAATAACAGAAACAGCAATTAAAAAATAG